The following proteins come from a genomic window of Lolium rigidum isolate FL_2022 chromosome 5, APGP_CSIRO_Lrig_0.1, whole genome shotgun sequence:
- the LOC124654904 gene encoding uncharacterized protein LOC124654904, with product MDVGDLHENDESPPWMSQLFKELDLEVDEENLCSTDKMTKNDAHSIKKDDNSQKLGIGSSDKERPECKHPAVYALIPLRKDEEKREESMTDPDDYLTGCHTHNTTGTCFGSSTCPWSNRTLPAPHSRPLIGARYLLSDEEAKEYYRTKKRLTYRRRPQSGMEPMIEECLLAFRNYVKNNSLEDTEHRFRELVYHCATVHVEDKIYQHFNFIIETKLLNSDIWTPKLYFAEVKELSTGKYYFCCPLEASDSGDCYQCERQQLVDGLQHPDSGGYKHGYSTDYDICIGYSSSDSYSDKDEDKLSLSVWEDHWLMYVN from the exons ATGGATGTTGGTGACCTGCACGAAAACGACGAGTCACCCCCTTGGATGTCCCAATT GTTCAAGGAATTGGATTTGGAGGTCGATGAGGAGAATCTTTGTTCCACTGACAAGATGACTAAAAATGACGCACATTCTATCAAAAAAGATGATAATTCTCAAAAGTTGGGTATCGGTTCTTCTGATAAGGAGCGTCCAGAATGCAAGCATCCTGCTGTTTATGCTCTTATTCCTCTGCGGAAGGACGAAGAGAAACGAGAGGAGTCTATGACTGACCCAGATGATTATTTAACAGGTTGCCATACTCACAACACTACTGGTACTTGTTTTGGAAGCTCCACATGTCCTTG GTCCAACAGAACTCTTCCAGCCCCCCATTCCCGCCCTTTAATTGGGGCGCGATATCTTCTATCCGATGAGGAAGCAAAGGAGTACTATAGGACGAAAAAGAGACTTACATACCGACGGAGACCTCAAAGTGGaatggagccgatgattgaggaaTGCTTGCTTGCTTTCAGGAATTATGTTAAGAATAATAGTCTTGAG GACACTGAGCACAGGTTCAGAGAACTTGTCTACCATTGTGCCACCGTTCATGTTGAGGACAAGATATATCAGCACTTCAATTTCATTATCGAGACAAAACTTCTGAATTCTGATATTTGGACACCAAAACTTTATTTTGCTGAGGTAAAGGAGTTGTCTACTGGCAAGTACTATTTCTGCTGCCCACTGGAGGCAAGTGATAGTG GTGACTGTTATCAATGCGAGAGACAACAATTGGTGGATGGCCTACAACATCCTGACAGTGGTGGTTACAAGCATGGATATTCTACGGATTATGACATTTGTATAGGTTACTCTTCATCAGATTCATATTCGGACAAGGACGAGGACAAGTTATCATTATCAG TGTGGGAAGATCATTGGCTCATGTACGTCAACTGA
- the LOC124653766 gene encoding uncharacterized protein LOC124653766, translated as MDRMTDECLLAFKNYAQNSNLEDTEYKFGELRRRCYRVQAHGKIYQHFNFTMQTKLGNSGIWTSKLYFAEVKELSSVKHYFCCPLEATDDGDCYECERQNIGILKHPCKGGYEEGYSDKFNLYMVD; from the exons ATGGACCGGATGACTGATGAATGCTTGCTTGCTTTCAAAAACTATGCGCAGAATAGTAATCTTGAG GACACCGAGTACAAGTTTGGAGAACTTCGCCGTCGCTGTTACAGAGTCCAGGCTCATGGCAAGATATATCAGCATTTCAATTTCACTATGCAGACAAAACTTGGAAATTCTGGTATTTGGACATCAAAACTTTATTTTGCTGAAGTGAAGGAGTTGTCTAGTGTGAAGCACTATTTCTGCTGCCCATTGGAGGCAACTGATGATG GTGATTGCTATGAATGCGAGAGACAAAACATAGGTATTCTAAAACATCCTTGTAAAGGTGGTTACGAGGAAGGATATTCTGATAAATTCAACCTGTATATGGTTGACTAA